From Arachis hypogaea cultivar Tifrunner chromosome 3, arahy.Tifrunner.gnm2.J5K5, whole genome shotgun sequence:
tgatcaataaaatgtattattttttattaacattcagacaattttaaatattaaaaattaaatactaaattataaaattttaaattttaaaatttgataatataaaaataaaatattaattattagttaatattaataaaagatattGTTATTATACACctactatttttttataaattaatagttaaaaattgttaaataataatttaattaaataattattaaatattaatttttataaaaataactatacgtaaatttttattttattatttatattttttaaattaactaattaaattaatttaataattatattattacccAACTTAAATAAATATAGAGAATTGGAATTATATTTTGCATATACAGTAATCTGTTAGTCAGCCGGACGGAGAGATatggtgaaaaaaatatttgtctTGTCTTAATTAATTAAGAGGAGAAAGGGCTAATTAAGTTGAATATTTGGTGTAGTAACCTTTGATAATATGTGACCGTTTTGTAAAGtatatttaaaacaattaaaaagctTCCGATTCTCTCTTCATTTTCCACTTCTGTGTATCTCTGCGACTGTGACAGGCTCTGTTCATAACTCATAAAAGCACACGCAAAGCAAAAAACAcagacaaagaagaagaagaagaaaacaatggGAGGAGTTAGAATGCACACGAAATCCGACTCCGACGTAAGCATCGACCAATCAACATCGTCGCCACCGCGATCTCCACGCCGCCCACTCTACTACGTCCAAAGCCCATCCAACCATGACGTCATCGAGAAGATGTCGTACGGCTCCTCCCCCGCCGCATCACCccagcaccaccaccactacTATGTCTGCTCCCCCGTCCACCACTCCCGCGAGTCCTCCACCTCTCGTTTCTCCGCCTCCCTCAAGAACCCTAGCCGCCAccctcaccaccaccaccacacctCCTCCTCCTTCGCACCCTGGAAGAAGCTCAGCCGCCACGATTCCGAAGCTGCCGGTGACgaggacgacgacgacgacgacgcaTATGATGACTCCGGCCGTAACATCCGCCTCTACTTCTGCTTCTTCCTTCTCTTCGTGGTCCTGTTCTCCGCGTTCTCTCTGATCCTTTGGGGTGCCAGCAAGAGTTACAAGCCTCGCGTCACCGTTACGGTAACCAACAAACGAAACCTTCATTTTCTCCGAGTTAACTCGGTGGTTTCATCCGAGTTGTGACTCGCTGTTTTTACATTTTGTTTAAAATTCTTGTGTACGAGTGATTCATGATTCATGCATTGAGGTTACCACTTACTTTCAGTAAAGTTTTCAGCTGGTGAGAGACATTATGGAGTGTGTAATTACCGAATTGACCTTCCCTCTGGCCCTGCATTCCTTTTTAACTTTGATTTAATGTT
This genomic window contains:
- the LOC112789236 gene encoding uncharacterized protein translates to MGGVRMHTKSDSDVSIDQSTSSPPRSPRRPLYYVQSPSNHDVIEKMSYGSSPAASPQHHHHYYVCSPVHHSRESSTSRFSASLKNPSRHPHHHHHTSSSFAPWKKLSRHDSEAAGDEDDDDDDAYDDSGRNIRLYFCFFLLFVVLFSAFSLILWGASKSYKPRVTVTNMVFWNLNVQSGNDGTGVPTDMLSLNSTVRISYRNPATFFGVHVTSTPLQLNYYQLKLASGQMQKFYQHRKSQRKQVVVVLGHQIPLYGGVSVLGDTKQHMESVALPLNLTFVVRSRAYILGRLVKSKFYTRIRCPVTLHGNKLGKPLHLINSCLYD